The Methylomicrobium lacus LW14 genome window below encodes:
- a CDS encoding transglycosylase SLT domain-containing protein, which yields MDKPESLPEADIDPPKPKPKRKSTAPKKGPSKSRKKKKVPPPGYLQHKLAMLAVELISLSIVAISLIIVLIGYSADRFTGTSFFGSLLPFAFGILLLVLLTLASLLGWWRLRQWLHLKAEYLSPLVAAGLAIIIGWFTVQDNFALAYGRFRTLVGGKEEAGRVTLEHQIYAAYRRYGTKDLQKMLVRAKKFTPSIEAAAEAFDVDVNILHGIAAAESSFLPKDSADGGRGLFQITQVPKATLEEAAERLEVAKLDLQNPKHNAFVAAATLKHYLDEMHEDLFLALLAYNIGPANGGLRFIMDQYHTSDFTTIQPYLQEMPRGYPVRVLSHALAFRIWREEGKLLAYEEGQNALHIQHIGIPGLHAGF from the coding sequence ATGGATAAACCGGAAAGCCTACCCGAAGCCGATATAGACCCGCCGAAGCCCAAGCCGAAGCGGAAATCGACAGCGCCGAAGAAAGGCCCCTCCAAATCCCGCAAAAAGAAAAAAGTGCCGCCGCCCGGTTACTTGCAACACAAGTTGGCGATGCTTGCGGTCGAATTGATCAGCCTCTCGATCGTCGCGATTTCGCTGATTATCGTGCTGATCGGTTATTCCGCCGACCGCTTTACCGGCACCAGTTTTTTCGGCAGTCTGTTACCGTTCGCGTTCGGAATATTGCTGCTGGTATTGCTGACGTTAGCATCACTGCTCGGCTGGTGGCGCTTGCGGCAATGGCTGCATTTGAAGGCGGAATACCTCTCGCCTTTGGTCGCCGCGGGTTTAGCCATCATCATCGGCTGGTTTACCGTACAGGATAATTTCGCGTTGGCCTACGGACGTTTCCGCACCCTGGTCGGCGGCAAGGAAGAAGCCGGACGCGTGACCTTGGAGCATCAGATCTATGCCGCTTACCGGCGTTACGGCACCAAGGACTTGCAAAAAATGCTGGTCCGGGCCAAGAAATTTACCCCCTCGATCGAGGCCGCGGCCGAGGCTTTCGATGTCGACGTGAATATTCTGCACGGCATTGCCGCGGCCGAGTCCTCGTTCCTGCCGAAAGACAGCGCCGACGGCGGGCGCGGTCTGTTCCAGATCACGCAAGTGCCGAAGGCGACCCTAGAGGAAGCCGCCGAGCGATTGGAGGTCGCCAAGTTGGACTTGCAGAATCCGAAACACAATGCCTTTGTCGCCGCCGCAACGCTCAAGCATTATTTGGACGAAATGCACGAAGACCTGTTTTTGGCGCTGCTGGCCTATAACATAGGTCCTGCCAACGGCGGTTTGCGTTTCATCATGGACCAATACCACACCTCGGATTTCACGACCATCCAGCCCTACTTGCAGGAGATGCCGCGCGGCTATCCGGTACGGGTCCTATCCCATGCACTGGCCTTCCGGATTTGGCGCGAGGAAGGCAAACTACTGGCCTACGAAGAAGGCCAAAATGCCCTCCACATCCAGCATATCGGCATACCGGGTTTGCATGCCGGTTTCTAA